In one window of Cytophagaceae bacterium ABcell3 DNA:
- the gpmI gene encoding 2,3-bisphosphoglycerate-independent phosphoglycerate mutase, with protein sequence MNKKVILMILDGWGLGNNPAVSAIEKANTAFIDSLYTNYPNSKLEASGLAVGLPEGQMGNSEVGHMNIGAGRVVYQDLVKINKAVDEGTLKEEKTLKEAFDYAKNNNKKVHFIGLVSDGGVHSHIHHLKGLTSIAADYGLKDVFVHAFTDGRDTDPKGGIEYIKDLEKHLDSTTGRIASVVGRYYAMDRDNRWERVKLAYDVMVNGDGKKVTDIEKAILESYLEDVTDEFIMPMVQVDDKQQPIGKIEEGDVVICFNFRTDRGREITIALTQKDFHEQNMHKMNLHYVTMTNYDETFKNVKVVFNKENLNNTLGEVLAKAGKKQIRIAETEKYPHVTFFFSGGREEPFEGEKRLMCPSPKVATYDLKPEMSAYDIRDKIVPEIQSKEPDFICLNFANPDMVGHTGVMEAAIKACETVNECAEDVINAALENGYSAIVIADHGNADVMVNEDGSPNTAHTTNLVPCVLVDKDLKVGLKDGKLGDLAPTILKLIGVDVPEDMTGDPLI encoded by the coding sequence ATGAACAAAAAAGTTATACTAATGATTCTGGATGGCTGGGGATTGGGAAATAACCCTGCTGTCTCGGCTATTGAGAAAGCAAATACAGCCTTTATTGACTCACTTTATACGAACTATCCAAACAGTAAGCTTGAAGCATCTGGATTGGCAGTTGGGCTTCCTGAGGGGCAGATGGGTAACTCCGAAGTGGGGCATATGAATATCGGTGCCGGAAGGGTAGTATATCAAGACCTTGTTAAGATAAACAAAGCGGTTGACGAAGGCACATTAAAAGAAGAAAAAACATTAAAAGAGGCTTTTGATTACGCTAAAAATAATAATAAAAAGGTCCATTTTATAGGTTTAGTATCTGATGGGGGGGTGCATTCTCATATACATCACCTTAAAGGTTTGACCTCTATAGCGGCAGATTACGGGCTTAAGGATGTTTTTGTGCATGCATTTACTGATGGAAGGGACACAGACCCTAAAGGGGGGATAGAATATATTAAAGATTTGGAAAAGCATCTTGACAGTACTACTGGAAGGATTGCCAGTGTGGTTGGCAGGTATTATGCCATGGATAGGGATAACCGCTGGGAAAGGGTTAAGCTTGCCTATGATGTAATGGTAAATGGTGATGGAAAAAAGGTGACAGATATTGAAAAGGCTATCTTGGAGTCTTATTTAGAAGATGTGACCGATGAGTTCATCATGCCTATGGTTCAAGTTGATGATAAGCAGCAGCCTATTGGTAAAATTGAAGAAGGAGATGTCGTTATATGCTTTAACTTTAGGACAGACCGTGGTAGGGAAATTACTATAGCGTTAACACAAAAGGATTTTCATGAGCAGAACATGCACAAAATGAATTTGCATTATGTGACCATGACTAATTATGATGAAACCTTTAAAAATGTTAAAGTTGTCTTTAACAAAGAAAACCTGAACAATACTTTGGGAGAGGTTTTGGCAAAAGCAGGCAAGAAACAAATCAGAATAGCTGAAACTGAAAAATACCCACATGTTACCTTTTTCTTTTCGGGCGGTCGTGAAGAGCCTTTTGAAGGAGAAAAAAGGCTCATGTGCCCTTCTCCGAAAGTGGCTACCTATGACCTTAAACCAGAAATGAGCGCTTATGATATAAGGGACAAAATAGTTCCTGAGATTCAGTCTAAAGAGCCAGATTTTATATGCCTGAACTTTGCCAATCCTGATATGGTGGGTCACACAGGGGTAATGGAAGCTGCAATTAAAGCGTGTGAGACTGTTAATGAGTGTGCCGAAGATGTCATAAATGCTGCATTAGAGAATGGGTACAGCGCTATTGTAATTGCCGATCATGGGAATGCAGATGTAATGGTCAATGAAGACGGATCGCCTAACACTGCACACACTACTAACTTGGTACCTTGTGTATTGGTTGATAAAGACCTTAAGGTTGGACTGAAAGATGGTAAATTAGGAGATCTTGCTCCGACTATACTTAAACTTATAGGGGTGGACGTTCCGGAAGATATGACTGGTGATCCGCTTATTTAG
- a CDS encoding DUF4783 domain-containing protein: MKLLLSKISIIFVFFLLVKSGNNAFAQNDTYKVSKVAIKSGSSKELAKYFYDIVEVSFDGEKASYSKAHAEIMFKDFFKKHPALSFEDVHHGSTKGGLTYAIGKYTHAKGAFRVVIYIKKIKGMEVIDTIEFSKW, translated from the coding sequence ATGAAACTTCTTTTGTCAAAAATATCAATAATCTTTGTTTTTTTTCTTCTGGTAAAAAGCGGCAACAATGCTTTTGCCCAAAATGATACCTATAAAGTAAGCAAAGTTGCCATAAAGTCAGGAAGCTCCAAAGAACTTGCCAAGTATTTCTACGATATAGTAGAAGTCAGCTTTGACGGAGAAAAAGCTAGCTATAGTAAAGCGCATGCCGAAATAATGTTTAAAGATTTTTTCAAGAAACACCCAGCTCTTAGTTTTGAGGATGTGCACCATGGCTCAACCAAAGGAGGGCTCACCTATGCCATTGGGAAATACACCCATGCCAAAGGCGCATTTAGGGTGGTGATCTACATCAAAAAAATCAAAGGCATGGAAGTGATAGATACTATAGAGTTTAGTAAGTGGTAA
- the nadC gene encoding carboxylating nicotinate-nucleotide diphosphorylase → MNYLSEERINAFIDAALAEDVGAGDHTTLASIPHEAIGTAELLIKDNGILAGIELAGKIFSRVDPNLVCHILLKDGQTVSNGDKGLTVTGSARSILTAERLVLNCMQRMSGIATYTDYLNSLIKDTKAKLLDTRKTTPNFRMMEKWAVAIGGGVNHRFGLYDMILLKDNHIDYAGGIPQAVASTLTYLKEHNLDLKIEVETRTLKEVQDVLDVGGIHRIMLDNMGPATLSEAVQLIDGKYQTEASGGITEKNIRQIAETGVDFISAGALTHSYRSLDISLKAKINK, encoded by the coding sequence ATGAATTACCTTTCCGAAGAACGAATAAATGCATTTATAGATGCGGCCTTAGCTGAAGATGTAGGAGCAGGGGACCACACTACCTTGGCCTCTATACCCCATGAAGCAATTGGCACGGCAGAATTGCTAATAAAAGACAATGGCATATTGGCGGGAATAGAACTTGCAGGAAAAATTTTCTCAAGAGTAGACCCTAACTTGGTATGCCATATACTGCTAAAAGATGGTCAGACTGTATCTAATGGAGACAAGGGCTTAACCGTTACAGGGTCAGCACGGTCGATACTTACTGCCGAGCGGCTGGTATTGAACTGCATGCAAAGAATGAGCGGCATAGCCACCTATACGGATTACCTCAACTCCCTCATTAAAGACACAAAAGCCAAATTGCTAGACACTCGAAAAACAACACCAAACTTCCGAATGATGGAAAAATGGGCAGTAGCCATTGGAGGTGGAGTAAACCACAGGTTTGGCTTATATGATATGATTCTTTTAAAAGACAACCATATCGATTATGCAGGTGGAATCCCACAGGCTGTAGCGTCTACTTTAACTTATTTGAAAGAGCATAATTTAGACTTAAAAATTGAAGTAGAAACGAGAACCTTGAAAGAGGTACAAGATGTTCTGGATGTTGGAGGCATACACAGGATTATGCTAGACAACATGGGGCCAGCTACATTAAGCGAAGCGGTGCAATTAATTGACGGCAAATACCAGACGGAAGCTTCGGGGGGAATAACAGAAAAAAATATACGCCAAATAGCAGAAACTGGCGTAGACTTCATTTCCGCCGGCGCCTTAACTCATTCTTACAGAAGCTTGGACATAAGTTTAAAAGCGAAAATCAATAAATAA
- a CDS encoding YcxB family protein, with the protein MIIKTKKYQLDKKTYIKLALVNVLKQQWWAFLIPLALIIAGLFLPGTGWYISGAILLTVLYLLFWLIQFTGVTQLEQSKIIFDRLSYEIDSRQVMIKLNPRQGSPIQWNMIKRAEKGKDYFLLIISKGQLIYLPYKVFNSENDIRFMESILKRKNYIK; encoded by the coding sequence ATGATTATTAAAACCAAAAAATACCAGCTTGACAAAAAAACCTATATCAAACTGGCATTAGTAAATGTGCTTAAACAACAGTGGTGGGCATTTTTAATTCCTTTGGCGCTTATCATTGCGGGTTTATTTCTCCCAGGGACAGGCTGGTATATAAGTGGAGCCATTTTACTGACTGTTTTGTACCTGCTTTTTTGGCTAATCCAGTTTACAGGAGTAACACAACTAGAGCAAAGCAAAATCATATTTGACAGGCTAAGCTACGAAATAGACAGCCGCCAAGTGATGATCAAGTTAAACCCTAGACAAGGAAGCCCAATACAATGGAACATGATAAAGCGGGCTGAAAAAGGCAAAGATTACTTTCTTCTTATTATCTCCAAAGGCCAATTAATCTACCTTCCTTATAAAGTTTTTAATAGCGAAAACGATATACGGTTTATGGAGTCCATACTTAAAAGGAAGAACTACATCAAATAA
- a CDS encoding RNA methyltransferase — protein sequence MRKLKNEELNRLSADQFKSIQKNPIVVVLDNIRSLNNVGAAFRTGDAFCVEKIYLCGITGQPPHREIHKTALGATETVEWEYRKATVDLIKDLKSQGYIIACVEQADASVSLLDFQCSLTEKYALVFGNEVFGVSDEVVGLSDLCIEIPQGGTKHSLNISVSIGITLWDITCKNGFFKP from the coding sequence ATGAGAAAATTAAAAAATGAGGAGTTGAACCGGCTTTCTGCGGATCAATTTAAAAGTATACAGAAGAACCCTATTGTTGTGGTGTTAGATAACATAAGGAGTCTCAACAATGTGGGCGCAGCATTTCGCACCGGTGATGCTTTTTGTGTAGAAAAAATTTATTTATGTGGTATCACTGGACAACCTCCCCATAGAGAAATTCATAAAACAGCTCTTGGTGCCACTGAAACTGTAGAGTGGGAGTACAGGAAAGCTACGGTAGACTTAATAAAAGACCTTAAAAGCCAAGGATATATTATCGCTTGCGTTGAACAAGCCGATGCGAGTGTTTCGCTGCTTGACTTTCAATGTTCCCTAACTGAAAAATATGCCTTAGTTTTTGGTAATGAAGTTTTTGGTGTGAGTGATGAAGTGGTAGGTTTGTCTGACTTGTGCATAGAGATTCCGCAAGGTGGTACAAAGCATTCTCTTAATATATCTGTTTCTATAGGTATTACACTTTGGGACATAACTTGTAAAAACGGTTTTTTTAAACCTTGA